The proteins below are encoded in one region of Sminthopsis crassicaudata isolate SCR6 chromosome 1, ASM4859323v1, whole genome shotgun sequence:
- the MAZ gene encoding myc-associated zinc finger protein isoform X4, with translation MDPGNWSSFIFQGHAQNPLQVGAELQSRFFASQGCNQSPFQAAPAPPPTPQAPSAEPLQVDLLPVLAAAQESAAAVAAAAAAAAAAAAAPPATATASTVDTAALKQPPAPPPPPPPTSAPAPEAAPPATIAAATATAAAAPTSTAVVAPVATALEKKSKSKGPYICALCAKEFKNGYNLRRHEAIHTGAKAGRAGPGAMRMPTMVPLSLLSVPATLGGAGGGGGEGGAGGGGAGVAGGGVVTTTASGKRIRKNHACEMCGKAFRDVYHLNRHKLSHSDEKPYQCPVCQQRFKRKDRMSYHVRSHDGAVHKPYNCSHCGKSFSRPDHLNSHVRQVHSTERPFKCATCEAAFATKDRLRAHTVRHEEKVPCHVCGKMLSAAYISDHMKVHSQGPHHVCELCNKGTGEVCPMAAAASAAAAAAAAAAAVAAATPTAVGSLSGAEGVPVSSQPLPSQPW, from the exons aTGGATCCAGGCAACTGGAGCAGCTTCATCTTCCAG GGTCACGCCCAGAATCCCCTGCAGGTTGGGGCTGAGCTTCAGTCCCGGTTCTTTGCATCCCAGGGCTGCAACCAGAGTCCATTCCAG gCTGCCCCAGCCCCCCCACCGACTCCTCAGGCCCCATCTGCTGAGCCCCTCCAGGTTGACCTCCTCCCTGTCCTCGCTGCAGCCCAAGAATCTGCTGCTGCTGTGGCGGCAGCAGCCGCGGCTGCAGCtgcagccgccgccgccccccCAGCTACTGCCACAGCTTCCACAGTGGACACAGCAGCCCTGAAACAACCCCCTGCGCCACCTCCACCACCCCCTCCAACCTCCGCACCAGCTCCTGAAGCTGCACCTCCAGCTAcaattgctgctgctactgccacagctgctgctgccccaACCTCCACAGCTGTTGTTGCTCCTGTAGCTACTGCtttggaaaagaaatcaaagagcaAAGGGCCATACATCTGTGCCCTCTGTGCCAAGGAGTTTAAGAACGGCTATAATCTTCGACGGCATGAAGCCATCCATACGGGTGCCAAGGCTGGGCGGGCTGGCCCAGGTGCTATGAGGATGCCCACCATGGTGCCCCTGAGCCTCCTGAGCGTGCCAGCGACACTGGGCGGagctggtgggggtgggggtgaaggGGGAGCTGGGGGTGGAGGGGCTGGCGTTGCTGGAGGCGGCGTGGTGACTACCACAGCCTCTGGGAAGCGGATCCGGAAGAACCATGCATGTGAGATGTGCGGAAAGGCCTTCCGGGATGTCTACCACCTGAACCGGCACAAGCTGTCACACTCTGATGAGAAGCCGTACCAGTGCCCTGTCTGTCAGCAGCGCTTCAAGCGCAAGGACCGCATGAGCTACCATGTGCGCTCACATGACGGCGCTGTGCACAAGCCCTACAACTGCTCCCACTGTGGCAAGAGCTTTTCCCG GCCAGACCACCTCAACAGCCACGTCAGACAGGTGCACTCAACAGAACGGCCCTTCAAATGTGCG ACATGTGAAGCAGCATTTGCTACCAAGGACCGACTCCGAGCACATACGGTGCGGCATGAAGAGAAGGTGCCATGCCATGTATGTGGCAAGATGCTGAGCGCAGCCTACATCTCCGACCACATGAAGGTGCACAGCCAGGGACCTCACCACGTCTGCGAGCTCTGCAACAAAG GTACAGGTGAGGTCTGTCCTATGGCAGCAGCAGCGTCggcagcagcagcggcggcggcggcggcagcagcagttGCAGCAGCTACCCCCACAGCTGTGGGCTCCCTTTCTGGGGCAGAGGGTGTCCCTGTGAGCTCTCAGCCACTTCCCTCACAGCCCTGGTGA
- the MAZ gene encoding myc-associated zinc finger protein isoform X3 produces MDPGNWSSFIFQGHAQNPLQVGAELQSRFFASQGCNQSPFQAAPAPPPTPQAPSAEPLQVDLLPVLAAAQESAAAVAAAAAAAAAAAAAPPATATASTVDTAALKQPPAPPPPPPPTSAPAPEAAPPATIAAATATAAAAPTSTAVVAPVATALEKKSKSKGPYICALCAKEFKNGYNLRRHEAIHTGAKAGRAGPGAMRMPTMVPLSLLSVPATLGGAGGGGGEGGAGGGGAGVAGGGVVTTTASGKRIRKNHACEMCGKAFRDVYHLNRHKLSHSDEKPYQCPVCQQRFKRKDRMSYHVRSHDGAVHKPYNCSHCGKSFSRPDHLNSHVRQVHSTERPFKCATCEAAFATKDRLRAHTVRHEEKVPCHVCGKMLSAAYISDHMKVHSQGPHHVCELCNKGFTTAAYLRVHAVKDHGLQAPRPDRLLCKLCSVHCKTPTQLAGHMQTHLGGAAPPVPGDAPQPQPPPPQPTC; encoded by the exons aTGGATCCAGGCAACTGGAGCAGCTTCATCTTCCAG GGTCACGCCCAGAATCCCCTGCAGGTTGGGGCTGAGCTTCAGTCCCGGTTCTTTGCATCCCAGGGCTGCAACCAGAGTCCATTCCAG gCTGCCCCAGCCCCCCCACCGACTCCTCAGGCCCCATCTGCTGAGCCCCTCCAGGTTGACCTCCTCCCTGTCCTCGCTGCAGCCCAAGAATCTGCTGCTGCTGTGGCGGCAGCAGCCGCGGCTGCAGCtgcagccgccgccgccccccCAGCTACTGCCACAGCTTCCACAGTGGACACAGCAGCCCTGAAACAACCCCCTGCGCCACCTCCACCACCCCCTCCAACCTCCGCACCAGCTCCTGAAGCTGCACCTCCAGCTAcaattgctgctgctactgccacagctgctgctgccccaACCTCCACAGCTGTTGTTGCTCCTGTAGCTACTGCtttggaaaagaaatcaaagagcaAAGGGCCATACATCTGTGCCCTCTGTGCCAAGGAGTTTAAGAACGGCTATAATCTTCGACGGCATGAAGCCATCCATACGGGTGCCAAGGCTGGGCGGGCTGGCCCAGGTGCTATGAGGATGCCCACCATGGTGCCCCTGAGCCTCCTGAGCGTGCCAGCGACACTGGGCGGagctggtgggggtgggggtgaaggGGGAGCTGGGGGTGGAGGGGCTGGCGTTGCTGGAGGCGGCGTGGTGACTACCACAGCCTCTGGGAAGCGGATCCGGAAGAACCATGCATGTGAGATGTGCGGAAAGGCCTTCCGGGATGTCTACCACCTGAACCGGCACAAGCTGTCACACTCTGATGAGAAGCCGTACCAGTGCCCTGTCTGTCAGCAGCGCTTCAAGCGCAAGGACCGCATGAGCTACCATGTGCGCTCACATGACGGCGCTGTGCACAAGCCCTACAACTGCTCCCACTGTGGCAAGAGCTTTTCCCG GCCAGACCACCTCAACAGCCACGTCAGACAGGTGCACTCAACAGAACGGCCCTTCAAATGTGCG ACATGTGAAGCAGCATTTGCTACCAAGGACCGACTCCGAGCACATACGGTGCGGCATGAAGAGAAGGTGCCATGCCATGTATGTGGCAAGATGCTGAGCGCAGCCTACATCTCCGACCACATGAAGGTGCACAGCCAGGGACCTCACCACGTCTGCGAGCTCTGCAACAAAG GCTTCACCACGGCGGCATACCTGCGCGTCCATGCGGTGAAGGACCACGGGCTCCAGGCCCCCCGGCCCGACCGGCTCCTGTGCAAGCTCTGCAGCGTGCACTGCAAGACCCCTACCCAGCTGGCTGGCCACATGCAGACCCACCTCGGGGGGGCCGCACCCCCTGTCCCTGGAGACGCCCCCCAGCCACAACCGCCACCGCCGCAGCCCACCTGCTGA
- the MAZ gene encoding myc-associated zinc finger protein isoform X2, translating into MTLLIQGAQEPVLRGRYPKYSLPLFLTPYWLEAMFPVFPCTLLAPPFPVLGLDSRGVGNLMNSFPPPQGHAQNPLQVGAELQSRFFASQGCNQSPFQAAPAPPPTPQAPSAEPLQVDLLPVLAAAQESAAAVAAAAAAAAAAAAAPPATATASTVDTAALKQPPAPPPPPPPTSAPAPEAAPPATIAAATATAAAAPTSTAVVAPVATALEKKSKSKGPYICALCAKEFKNGYNLRRHEAIHTGAKAGRAGPGAMRMPTMVPLSLLSVPATLGGAGGGGGEGGAGGGGAGVAGGGVVTTTASGKRIRKNHACEMCGKAFRDVYHLNRHKLSHSDEKPYQCPVCQQRFKRKDRMSYHVRSHDGAVHKPYNCSHCGKSFSRPDHLNSHVRQVHSTERPFKCATCEAAFATKDRLRAHTVRHEEKVPCHVCGKMLSAAYISDHMKVHSQGPHHVCELCNKGTGEVCPMAAAASAAAAAAAAAAAVAAATPTAVGSLSGAEGVPVSSQPLPSQPW; encoded by the exons ATGACACTTTTAATCCAGGGAGCTCAAGAACCTGTTTTAAGGGGTCGTTACCCCAAgtactctctccctctcttcctaacACCCTACTGGCTGGAGGCCATGTTTCCTGTTTTCCCCTGCACCCTCCTGGCCCCCCCATTCCCTGTACTGGGACTGGATTCCAGGGGGGTTGGCAATCTAATGAACTCTTTTCCCCCACCTCAGGGTCACGCCCAGAATCCCCTGCAGGTTGGGGCTGAGCTTCAGTCCCGGTTCTTTGCATCCCAGGGCTGCAACCAGAGTCCATTCCAG gCTGCCCCAGCCCCCCCACCGACTCCTCAGGCCCCATCTGCTGAGCCCCTCCAGGTTGACCTCCTCCCTGTCCTCGCTGCAGCCCAAGAATCTGCTGCTGCTGTGGCGGCAGCAGCCGCGGCTGCAGCtgcagccgccgccgccccccCAGCTACTGCCACAGCTTCCACAGTGGACACAGCAGCCCTGAAACAACCCCCTGCGCCACCTCCACCACCCCCTCCAACCTCCGCACCAGCTCCTGAAGCTGCACCTCCAGCTAcaattgctgctgctactgccacagctgctgctgccccaACCTCCACAGCTGTTGTTGCTCCTGTAGCTACTGCtttggaaaagaaatcaaagagcaAAGGGCCATACATCTGTGCCCTCTGTGCCAAGGAGTTTAAGAACGGCTATAATCTTCGACGGCATGAAGCCATCCATACGGGTGCCAAGGCTGGGCGGGCTGGCCCAGGTGCTATGAGGATGCCCACCATGGTGCCCCTGAGCCTCCTGAGCGTGCCAGCGACACTGGGCGGagctggtgggggtgggggtgaaggGGGAGCTGGGGGTGGAGGGGCTGGCGTTGCTGGAGGCGGCGTGGTGACTACCACAGCCTCTGGGAAGCGGATCCGGAAGAACCATGCATGTGAGATGTGCGGAAAGGCCTTCCGGGATGTCTACCACCTGAACCGGCACAAGCTGTCACACTCTGATGAGAAGCCGTACCAGTGCCCTGTCTGTCAGCAGCGCTTCAAGCGCAAGGACCGCATGAGCTACCATGTGCGCTCACATGACGGCGCTGTGCACAAGCCCTACAACTGCTCCCACTGTGGCAAGAGCTTTTCCCG GCCAGACCACCTCAACAGCCACGTCAGACAGGTGCACTCAACAGAACGGCCCTTCAAATGTGCG ACATGTGAAGCAGCATTTGCTACCAAGGACCGACTCCGAGCACATACGGTGCGGCATGAAGAGAAGGTGCCATGCCATGTATGTGGCAAGATGCTGAGCGCAGCCTACATCTCCGACCACATGAAGGTGCACAGCCAGGGACCTCACCACGTCTGCGAGCTCTGCAACAAAG GTACAGGTGAGGTCTGTCCTATGGCAGCAGCAGCGTCggcagcagcagcggcggcggcggcggcagcagcagttGCAGCAGCTACCCCCACAGCTGTGGGCTCCCTTTCTGGGGCAGAGGGTGTCCCTGTGAGCTCTCAGCCACTTCCCTCACAGCCCTGGTGA
- the MAZ gene encoding myc-associated zinc finger protein isoform X1, with the protein MTLLIQGAQEPVLRGRYPKYSLPLFLTPYWLEAMFPVFPCTLLAPPFPVLGLDSRGVGNLMNSFPPPQGHAQNPLQVGAELQSRFFASQGCNQSPFQAAPAPPPTPQAPSAEPLQVDLLPVLAAAQESAAAVAAAAAAAAAAAAAPPATATASTVDTAALKQPPAPPPPPPPTSAPAPEAAPPATIAAATATAAAAPTSTAVVAPVATALEKKSKSKGPYICALCAKEFKNGYNLRRHEAIHTGAKAGRAGPGAMRMPTMVPLSLLSVPATLGGAGGGGGEGGAGGGGAGVAGGGVVTTTASGKRIRKNHACEMCGKAFRDVYHLNRHKLSHSDEKPYQCPVCQQRFKRKDRMSYHVRSHDGAVHKPYNCSHCGKSFSRPDHLNSHVRQVHSTERPFKCATCEAAFATKDRLRAHTVRHEEKVPCHVCGKMLSAAYISDHMKVHSQGPHHVCELCNKGFTTAAYLRVHAVKDHGLQAPRPDRLLCKLCSVHCKTPTQLAGHMQTHLGGAAPPVPGDAPQPQPPPPQPTC; encoded by the exons ATGACACTTTTAATCCAGGGAGCTCAAGAACCTGTTTTAAGGGGTCGTTACCCCAAgtactctctccctctcttcctaacACCCTACTGGCTGGAGGCCATGTTTCCTGTTTTCCCCTGCACCCTCCTGGCCCCCCCATTCCCTGTACTGGGACTGGATTCCAGGGGGGTTGGCAATCTAATGAACTCTTTTCCCCCACCTCAGGGTCACGCCCAGAATCCCCTGCAGGTTGGGGCTGAGCTTCAGTCCCGGTTCTTTGCATCCCAGGGCTGCAACCAGAGTCCATTCCAG gCTGCCCCAGCCCCCCCACCGACTCCTCAGGCCCCATCTGCTGAGCCCCTCCAGGTTGACCTCCTCCCTGTCCTCGCTGCAGCCCAAGAATCTGCTGCTGCTGTGGCGGCAGCAGCCGCGGCTGCAGCtgcagccgccgccgccccccCAGCTACTGCCACAGCTTCCACAGTGGACACAGCAGCCCTGAAACAACCCCCTGCGCCACCTCCACCACCCCCTCCAACCTCCGCACCAGCTCCTGAAGCTGCACCTCCAGCTAcaattgctgctgctactgccacagctgctgctgccccaACCTCCACAGCTGTTGTTGCTCCTGTAGCTACTGCtttggaaaagaaatcaaagagcaAAGGGCCATACATCTGTGCCCTCTGTGCCAAGGAGTTTAAGAACGGCTATAATCTTCGACGGCATGAAGCCATCCATACGGGTGCCAAGGCTGGGCGGGCTGGCCCAGGTGCTATGAGGATGCCCACCATGGTGCCCCTGAGCCTCCTGAGCGTGCCAGCGACACTGGGCGGagctggtgggggtgggggtgaaggGGGAGCTGGGGGTGGAGGGGCTGGCGTTGCTGGAGGCGGCGTGGTGACTACCACAGCCTCTGGGAAGCGGATCCGGAAGAACCATGCATGTGAGATGTGCGGAAAGGCCTTCCGGGATGTCTACCACCTGAACCGGCACAAGCTGTCACACTCTGATGAGAAGCCGTACCAGTGCCCTGTCTGTCAGCAGCGCTTCAAGCGCAAGGACCGCATGAGCTACCATGTGCGCTCACATGACGGCGCTGTGCACAAGCCCTACAACTGCTCCCACTGTGGCAAGAGCTTTTCCCG GCCAGACCACCTCAACAGCCACGTCAGACAGGTGCACTCAACAGAACGGCCCTTCAAATGTGCG ACATGTGAAGCAGCATTTGCTACCAAGGACCGACTCCGAGCACATACGGTGCGGCATGAAGAGAAGGTGCCATGCCATGTATGTGGCAAGATGCTGAGCGCAGCCTACATCTCCGACCACATGAAGGTGCACAGCCAGGGACCTCACCACGTCTGCGAGCTCTGCAACAAAG GCTTCACCACGGCGGCATACCTGCGCGTCCATGCGGTGAAGGACCACGGGCTCCAGGCCCCCCGGCCCGACCGGCTCCTGTGCAAGCTCTGCAGCGTGCACTGCAAGACCCCTACCCAGCTGGCTGGCCACATGCAGACCCACCTCGGGGGGGCCGCACCCCCTGTCCCTGGAGACGCCCCCCAGCCACAACCGCCACCGCCGCAGCCCACCTGCTGA
- the PRRT2 gene encoding proline-rich transmembrane protein 2 isoform X1, with the protein MASSGSEGTEMKGDEEGTSAQGEGTGTAAPGAQTAFPQTPAGAQDSTESPQMVPDSIRPSAGGPEVGTSPEQATKTSEVPEGTPNPAKDTDSTPDPGSSLAEQTPGVDSHLPITPETHKESMSAPEGRKEPPQEGSKESPQEGSKESAPSLEVNKGPSEAPQGAKQEPVPDLRPASQPTSPVQKATPEDLTGDLIEKQENGAVVPMKAGEEDKGTSPRPHSPPPPKGPPANGAPPKVIQQLVDEERGVGGHGAKPGSPRGSLSRQPSSLLGGPGVEGGEGTPKPRDYIIIAILSCFCPMWPVNIVAFAYAIMSRNSLQQGDVDGAHRLGRVAKLLSIVALVGGILIIIASCVINFGCEYELELVGERRWGWGRRLGKWWVIMVEPRSF; encoded by the exons ATGGCATCCAGTGGCTCTGAAGGGACAGAGATGAAGGGGGACGAGGAGGGCACCTCAGCCCAAGGCGAAGGGACTGGAACCGCTGCTCCTGGAGCACAGACTGCCTTTCCCCAGACTCCAGCCGGGGCCCAGGACAGCACAGAAAGCCCCCAAATGGTTCCAGATTCCATCAGACCATCAGCGGGTGGCCCAGAAGTGGGGACCTCCCCTGAACAGGCAACAAAAACTTCAGAGGTACCAGAAGGGACCCCAAACCCAGCCAAGGATACAGACTCCACACCAGACCCAGGAAGTTCATTAGCAGAACAGACCCCGGGAGTAGACTCCCACCTTCCGATAACACCAGAAACCCACAAAGAGTCTATGTCAGCcccagaagggagaaaagagccACCCCAAGAAGGGAGCAAAGAGTCGCCCCAAGAAGGGAGCAAAGAGTCTGCCCCAAGCCTAGAAGTCAACAAAGGACCTTCAGAGGCACCTCAGGGGGCCAAGCAGGAACCAGTCCCTGACCTCAGGCCAGCCTCCCAGCCAACATCTCCTGTCCAAAAGGCAACACCCGAGGACCTAACGGGGGACCTGATAGAGAAACAAGAGAATGGGGCGGTAGTGCCCATGAAGGCTGGAGAGGAGGACAAAGGCACAAGTCCTCGGCCTCACTCCCCTCCTCCACCCAAAGGCCCTCCAGCCAATGGGGCACCCCCAAAGGTGATCCAGCAATTGGTAGATGAGGAGAGGGGAGTTGGGGGGCACGGTGCAAAGCCTGGCTCTCCCAGAGGCAGTCTGAGCCGCCAGCCCAGCTCTCTGCTGGGGGGGCCAGGAGTGGAGGGGGGTGAAGGGACCCCAAAGCCACGTGACTACATCATCATCGCCATCCTATCCTGCTTCTGCCCGATGTGGCCAGTCAACATTGTGGCCTTTGCTTATGCCATTATG TCTCGGAACAGTCTACAGCAGGGCGATGTGGATGGAGCTCATCGCTTGGGAAGGGTGGCCAAGCTGCTGAGTATCGTGGCATTGGTGGGCGGGATCCTCATCATCATTGCCTCCTGTGTCATCAACTTTGGATGTGAGTATGAACTGGAGTTGGTTGGGGAGCGGagatggggatggggaagaaggtTGGGCAAATGGTGGGTGATTATGGTAGAACCCAGAAGTTTCTAG
- the PRRT2 gene encoding proline-rich transmembrane protein 2 isoform X2: MASSGSEGTEMKGDEEGTSAQGEGTGTAAPGAQTAFPQTPAGAQDSTESPQMVPDSIRPSAGGPEVGTSPEQATKTSEVPEGTPNPAKDTDSTPDPGSSLAEQTPGVDSHLPITPETHKESMSAPEGRKEPPQEGSKESPQEGSKESAPSLEVNKGPSEAPQGAKQEPVPDLRPASQPTSPVQKATPEDLTGDLIEKQENGAVVPMKAGEEDKGTSPRPHSPPPPKGPPANGAPPKVIQQLVDEERGVGGHGAKPGSPRGSLSRQPSSLLGGPGVEGGEGTPKPRDYIIIAILSCFCPMWPVNIVAFAYAIMSRNSLQQGDVDGAHRLGRVAKLLSIVALVGGILIIIASCVINFGLFK, from the exons ATGGCATCCAGTGGCTCTGAAGGGACAGAGATGAAGGGGGACGAGGAGGGCACCTCAGCCCAAGGCGAAGGGACTGGAACCGCTGCTCCTGGAGCACAGACTGCCTTTCCCCAGACTCCAGCCGGGGCCCAGGACAGCACAGAAAGCCCCCAAATGGTTCCAGATTCCATCAGACCATCAGCGGGTGGCCCAGAAGTGGGGACCTCCCCTGAACAGGCAACAAAAACTTCAGAGGTACCAGAAGGGACCCCAAACCCAGCCAAGGATACAGACTCCACACCAGACCCAGGAAGTTCATTAGCAGAACAGACCCCGGGAGTAGACTCCCACCTTCCGATAACACCAGAAACCCACAAAGAGTCTATGTCAGCcccagaagggagaaaagagccACCCCAAGAAGGGAGCAAAGAGTCGCCCCAAGAAGGGAGCAAAGAGTCTGCCCCAAGCCTAGAAGTCAACAAAGGACCTTCAGAGGCACCTCAGGGGGCCAAGCAGGAACCAGTCCCTGACCTCAGGCCAGCCTCCCAGCCAACATCTCCTGTCCAAAAGGCAACACCCGAGGACCTAACGGGGGACCTGATAGAGAAACAAGAGAATGGGGCGGTAGTGCCCATGAAGGCTGGAGAGGAGGACAAAGGCACAAGTCCTCGGCCTCACTCCCCTCCTCCACCCAAAGGCCCTCCAGCCAATGGGGCACCCCCAAAGGTGATCCAGCAATTGGTAGATGAGGAGAGGGGAGTTGGGGGGCACGGTGCAAAGCCTGGCTCTCCCAGAGGCAGTCTGAGCCGCCAGCCCAGCTCTCTGCTGGGGGGGCCAGGAGTGGAGGGGGGTGAAGGGACCCCAAAGCCACGTGACTACATCATCATCGCCATCCTATCCTGCTTCTGCCCGATGTGGCCAGTCAACATTGTGGCCTTTGCTTATGCCATTATG TCTCGGAACAGTCTACAGCAGGGCGATGTGGATGGAGCTCATCGCTTGGGAAGGGTGGCCAAGCTGCTGAGTATCGTGGCATTGGTGGGCGGGATCCTCATCATCATTGCCTCCTGTGTCATCAACTTTGGAT